A region from the Deinococcus betulae genome encodes:
- a CDS encoding alpha/beta hydrolase, whose translation MPRPDVRLKNLVKTGQRRCWLGWGAAAALGLWLTGRQARTYGHLHPELQTPLLRLRTPSFTQPLVTIMRRLPTRFPLPSGVQVEARTVPGRSGDPDVPVLLYRPGQGRPPTAALLYIHGGGFVTGSAAAYHAQCARYATELGLLVVNVDYRLAPQTPFPGPLNDCFAALTWLTAQAPALGLNPAQIAVAGDSAGAGLAAALAQLAHDEGVPLAFQLLLYPMLDDRTVLRTDHSGRGEFVWTPASNRLGWTAYLGRAPQWESAPEYAAPARREHLAGLAPAWIGAGTLDLFYDEACLYAQRLRAAGVPCKWDEVEGAYHASERFAPAAPVSRAFVARSLEALRRGLKLEPVS comes from the coding sequence TTGCCACGTCCTGACGTGCGCCTAAAGAACCTCGTCAAGACGGGGCAGCGGCGCTGCTGGCTGGGCTGGGGGGCCGCCGCCGCCCTGGGGCTCTGGCTGACTGGTCGGCAGGCCCGCACCTACGGGCACCTGCACCCAGAGCTCCAAACGCCGCTGCTGCGGCTCCGGACCCCCTCGTTCACGCAGCCCCTGGTGACAATCATGCGGCGCCTCCCCACGCGCTTTCCGCTGCCCAGCGGCGTGCAGGTCGAGGCCCGGACGGTGCCTGGCCGCTCCGGCGACCCAGACGTGCCCGTGTTGCTGTACCGGCCGGGCCAGGGCAGACCACCCACAGCCGCCCTGCTGTACATCCACGGCGGGGGGTTTGTCACCGGCTCGGCGGCGGCCTACCACGCCCAGTGCGCGCGCTACGCCACTGAGTTGGGGCTGCTGGTGGTCAATGTGGACTACCGCCTGGCTCCGCAGACCCCGTTCCCGGGACCGCTGAACGACTGTTTTGCGGCCCTGACCTGGCTGACGGCGCAGGCCCCCGCACTTGGACTGAACCCCGCGCAAATTGCCGTGGCTGGAGACAGTGCCGGCGCCGGTCTGGCCGCCGCGCTGGCCCAGCTGGCCCACGACGAGGGCGTGCCGCTGGCCTTTCAGCTGCTGCTGTACCCCATGCTGGACGACCGCACAGTGCTGAGAACCGACCACAGTGGACGCGGCGAGTTCGTCTGGACACCCGCTTCAAACCGGCTGGGCTGGACAGCGTATCTGGGACGTGCCCCGCAGTGGGAGAGCGCCCCCGAGTACGCCGCCCCAGCCCGCCGCGAACACCTGGCTGGTCTGGCCCCGGCCTGGATTGGCGCAGGCACACTCGACCTGTTTTACGACGAAGCCTGCCTGTACGCCCAACGCCTCCGGGCGGCCGGGGTACCCTGCAAGTGGGACGAGGTCGAGGGGGCTTACCATGCCAGCGAACGCTTTGCGCCGGCCGCCCCGGTCTCCAGGGCCTTTGTGGCCCGCAGTCTAGAGGCTCTGCGGCGGGGCCTGAAGCTGGAGCCCGTCAGCTGA